One stretch of Methyloversatilis sp. RAC08 DNA includes these proteins:
- a CDS encoding PelD GGDEF domain-containing protein — protein MNPRAPGEKPVIRRVDEPLVRRIIDRFTPTGSGAGASALTETLVLPVLALALAFWLNPLDPFFLRSQFAWVWLGPVLVALRYGPIPGLVGSAIVFGAWFVFGELGVALGELPKLYFLGWLITVMISGEFSSLWRGRVRRAESVQAYLEQRLEYLTHQHYLLRLSHDRLEQDLISRPVSMRDALVSLRGLASTPAAAGTSLPGAAELLRLVSQYCQIERAALLQVDQNGHADGAAPVHLGAQFDIDLADPLVGYACERRRLAHIALDEERALSGSRYLVVAPLTDMNGDMRALLVVEGMPFFALHDETLQMLNLLLGYYADGLSASELAAPIRAAYPDCPLDFAFELARMWRVRVESGVASALVTLDFPAAAPEDDLALQISRIQRSLDVVWLVRSDTGSQLITLMPLAGSAAVEGYLARIDAWLALHRSGGLDASGVGSRINPIDTVEPLTLLERLLKGRHGR, from the coding sequence ATGAATCCGCGCGCGCCCGGTGAGAAGCCGGTCATCCGCCGCGTCGATGAGCCGCTGGTCCGGCGCATCATCGACCGCTTCACACCGACCGGTTCCGGAGCCGGCGCTTCAGCGCTGACCGAAACCCTGGTGCTGCCGGTGCTGGCGCTGGCACTGGCGTTCTGGCTGAATCCGCTCGATCCCTTCTTCCTGCGCTCGCAGTTCGCGTGGGTGTGGCTGGGCCCGGTGCTGGTGGCGCTGCGCTACGGGCCGATACCGGGTCTGGTCGGCAGCGCCATCGTGTTCGGCGCCTGGTTCGTGTTCGGCGAGCTCGGCGTGGCGCTGGGCGAACTGCCCAAACTGTACTTCCTCGGCTGGCTGATCACGGTGATGATCAGCGGCGAGTTCTCGTCGCTGTGGCGCGGCCGCGTGCGGCGCGCCGAAAGCGTGCAGGCCTATCTCGAACAGCGGCTCGAATACCTGACGCATCAGCACTATCTGTTGCGCCTGTCGCATGACCGGCTTGAGCAGGACCTCATTTCACGCCCGGTGTCGATGCGCGATGCGCTGGTCAGCCTGCGCGGTCTGGCATCGACGCCGGCGGCAGCGGGGACCTCGCTGCCGGGTGCGGCCGAGCTGTTGCGGCTGGTGTCACAGTATTGCCAGATCGAGCGCGCCGCCCTGTTGCAGGTCGATCAGAACGGCCATGCCGATGGCGCGGCGCCGGTGCATCTGGGCGCGCAGTTCGACATCGACTTGGCGGATCCGCTCGTCGGCTACGCCTGCGAACGACGCCGCCTGGCCCACATTGCGCTCGACGAGGAACGTGCGCTCAGCGGCTCGCGCTACCTGGTCGTGGCGCCGCTGACCGACATGAACGGCGACATGCGCGCGCTGCTGGTGGTCGAAGGCATGCCGTTCTTTGCGCTGCACGACGAAACGCTGCAGATGCTCAACCTGCTGCTCGGCTACTACGCCGACGGCCTGTCAGCCAGCGAACTGGCGGCACCGATACGCGCTGCGTACCCGGACTGCCCGCTCGACTTCGCGTTCGAACTTGCGCGCATGTGGCGTGTGCGGGTCGAATCCGGCGTGGCCAGCGCACTGGTCACGCTCGACTTTCCGGCCGCTGCGCCGGAAGACGATCTGGCGCTGCAGATCAGCCGCATCCAGCGCTCGCTCGACGTGGTCTGGCTGGTGCGCAGCGACACCGGCTCGCAACTGATCACGCTGATGCCGCTCGCCGGCAGCGCCGCGGTCGAAGGCTATCTCGCGCGCATCGATGCCTGGCTGGCGCTGCACCGCAGCGGCGGGCTGGATGCAAGCGGCGTCGGGAGCCGCATCAACCCGATCGATACGGTCGAACCGCTGACGCTGCTGGAACGGCTGCTGAAAGGTCGCCATGGGCGCTAG
- a CDS encoding tetratricopeptide repeat protein, whose amino-acid sequence MLRRSSYAAASLERPRLVAPHVLLGIALLVALLLVVLYPYRELVQYTLNATRGDTLTIAYLRNLLRTDPDNPELRLALVRQALARRDYDGARLALAPLLSGTPAGASGTEARWVEWTVFESELLASLPGSARRAELEAALPEKLRRTVLIDGLTDQNRMALVERALSWGQAVLALELLSGFTREGVRPDPRIYREAAKELLGHGEYQSAAKILLLLRAAEPDAATRRQLYLQAIRILQSGNLLALALDTAERELGELSGDTEVLYYLVTLARAANRPDAAARFARAMLKLSLQLQWRRTLLAQSGFDARPWRVATNGVPDLPFDDRIYTLGFEAFLGNRQLDDAQRVAASAVRQAPDSLVWRERLATSSEWAGKPQEGLEQWLVIARRTGREDAWDAVLRLAPGLLDDEALLAGLRHRIARQPGDSRLLSAIIATYERLGRPREGIEFLQGVGGATPPLPVLVALADLAERAADIDLALATLARIDGTATPDVRRTSRRAALLISRNRFDEAMAALEAVRPAATDADRDYWRLYSSLAQLLQDDDRARDALARITRFDDAEVSELQDLVELLLDVAPLQAAREAERGWRHYGDRVWLMRTLDLYVFTGRPQDIGRIIGELSDAQRRDAEQLPLFLQIRARWHQAAGRKAQALNDFSAALAIDPGSVEVRSALLWLFIDGNDTLALRELLARHEQAWAREPLLHDALAASWQALSRPQTALERYLLPRIGAQRGDFLWMMNVADALEQNQETERAWRLREQLWRAERPKLRVLAADDIAQLQRLARVRLARAQQPGDASHALLREVLRLDRAPDGEWLPAAKELALSWFIDHGEYEAVRGFLWHQYGRALNRPLWADITAALGQGDVAAVGALLEQWDERLPRYDRVNSARLVGDVRRAQTAAFETMDAQRDDAPLHLQLSDALLDYADRFDLDIAQRELAGIDERQQSATLDIGVAPDLRFSVEFGSITRGRGDNVDYSAVPDEREYLLGRVAWAHDDGVTRLTIGQRDGFETIHPFAIEREQRIDRRLSGSLGIGLNMPATENLGLRVAGMRDQVELRGTYRVSRYDRVGLQLSRYRYQAQNDLDIGRGRLWQAEYVHSIRTELPDLEVSAYVAGYRFNPSDIDLADARAVDIKNRLFFASASDATALRPQSFNLHGVRLTHNVRLVRDYTKALRPFGSVGVLNNSVSGAGYDVALGLAGSVLGTDHFSLSWRQNKGGGGLFARTTEFALHYRLFF is encoded by the coding sequence ATGCTGCGACGATCGAGCTACGCTGCCGCCTCGCTTGAGCGGCCGCGGCTGGTCGCGCCGCATGTGCTGCTGGGCATCGCGCTGCTGGTGGCGCTGCTGCTGGTCGTGCTCTATCCCTATCGCGAGCTGGTGCAATACACGCTGAATGCGACCCGCGGCGACACGCTGACCATTGCCTATCTGCGCAACCTGCTGCGCACGGATCCGGACAATCCCGAACTGCGCCTGGCGCTGGTGCGACAGGCGCTGGCGCGGCGCGACTACGACGGTGCGCGCCTGGCGCTGGCGCCGTTGCTGTCCGGCACGCCGGCCGGCGCCTCTGGTACCGAGGCGCGCTGGGTCGAATGGACGGTGTTCGAAAGCGAGCTGCTGGCCAGTCTGCCGGGTTCTGCGCGGCGCGCCGAACTCGAGGCGGCCCTGCCCGAAAAGCTGCGCCGCACCGTGCTGATCGACGGCCTGACCGACCAGAACCGCATGGCGCTGGTCGAACGTGCGCTGTCCTGGGGCCAGGCGGTGCTGGCGCTGGAATTGCTGTCGGGCTTCACGCGCGAAGGTGTGCGGCCCGACCCGCGCATCTATCGCGAGGCGGCGAAGGAACTGCTTGGCCACGGCGAGTACCAGAGCGCCGCGAAAATCCTGCTGCTGCTGCGTGCCGCCGAACCGGATGCCGCAACGCGTCGCCAGCTCTATCTGCAGGCCATCCGCATCCTGCAGTCGGGCAACCTGCTGGCGCTCGCGCTCGACACGGCGGAACGCGAACTGGGCGAACTGTCGGGCGACACCGAAGTGCTGTACTACCTGGTCACGCTGGCGCGCGCCGCCAACCGTCCCGACGCGGCGGCGCGCTTTGCGCGCGCCATGCTGAAGCTGTCGCTGCAGCTGCAATGGCGCCGCACGCTGCTGGCGCAATCCGGCTTCGATGCGCGGCCCTGGCGGGTGGCGACGAATGGCGTGCCCGATCTGCCGTTCGATGACCGCATCTACACGCTCGGGTTCGAGGCCTTCCTCGGCAACCGCCAGCTCGACGACGCGCAGCGCGTCGCCGCATCGGCGGTGCGCCAGGCGCCCGACAGTCTGGTCTGGCGCGAGCGCCTGGCCACGTCGTCGGAGTGGGCCGGCAAGCCGCAGGAAGGGCTGGAACAGTGGCTGGTCATCGCCCGGCGCACCGGCCGCGAGGACGCATGGGACGCCGTACTGCGGCTGGCGCCCGGCCTGCTCGACGACGAGGCGCTGCTGGCCGGCCTGCGTCATCGCATCGCCCGCCAGCCCGGCGACAGCCGCCTGCTGAGCGCCATCATCGCCACCTACGAGCGGCTGGGCAGACCGCGCGAGGGCATCGAGTTCCTGCAGGGTGTGGGCGGTGCCACGCCGCCGCTGCCAGTGCTGGTGGCGCTGGCCGATCTGGCCGAGCGCGCAGCCGACATCGATCTCGCACTGGCCACGCTGGCGCGCATCGATGGCACCGCCACGCCGGATGTGCGTCGCACATCGCGCCGCGCCGCACTGCTGATTTCGCGCAACCGCTTCGATGAAGCGATGGCGGCGCTCGAAGCGGTCCGCCCGGCGGCCACCGACGCCGATCGCGACTACTGGCGGCTGTACTCGTCGCTCGCCCAGTTGCTGCAGGACGACGACCGGGCGCGCGACGCGCTGGCCCGCATCACGCGCTTCGACGACGCCGAGGTGTCGGAGCTGCAGGATCTGGTCGAACTGCTGCTGGATGTCGCACCGCTGCAGGCGGCGCGCGAAGCCGAGCGCGGCTGGCGTCACTACGGCGATCGAGTGTGGCTGATGCGTACGCTGGATCTGTATGTATTCACCGGTCGGCCGCAGGACATCGGTCGCATCATCGGTGAGCTGTCGGACGCCCAACGGCGCGATGCCGAGCAGCTGCCGCTGTTCCTGCAGATCCGCGCACGCTGGCATCAGGCGGCCGGCCGCAAGGCACAGGCGCTGAACGATTTCAGCGCCGCGCTGGCGATCGACCCGGGCTCGGTCGAGGTGCGCTCGGCGCTGCTGTGGCTGTTCATCGACGGCAACGACACGCTGGCGCTGCGCGAACTGCTGGCCCGCCACGAACAGGCCTGGGCGCGCGAACCGCTGCTGCATGACGCGCTGGCCGCGTCCTGGCAGGCGCTGTCGCGCCCGCAGACTGCGCTCGAACGCTATCTGCTGCCGCGCATCGGCGCGCAGCGCGGCGACTTCCTGTGGATGATGAATGTCGCCGATGCGCTGGAACAGAATCAGGAAACCGAGCGTGCCTGGCGGCTGCGCGAACAGCTTTGGCGCGCCGAGCGGCCGAAGCTGCGGGTGCTCGCCGCCGACGACATCGCGCAGCTGCAGCGTCTGGCGCGCGTGCGACTTGCCCGTGCCCAGCAGCCGGGCGACGCCTCGCATGCGCTGCTGCGCGAGGTGCTGCGGCTCGATCGCGCACCCGATGGCGAATGGCTGCCGGCGGCGAAGGAACTGGCGCTGTCCTGGTTCATCGATCATGGCGAATACGAGGCGGTGCGCGGCTTTCTGTGGCACCAGTACGGTCGTGCGCTGAACCGTCCGCTGTGGGCCGACATCACCGCCGCACTCGGTCAGGGCGACGTCGCGGCGGTCGGTGCGCTGCTCGAACAGTGGGACGAACGCCTGCCGCGCTACGACCGCGTCAACAGCGCGCGGCTGGTCGGCGACGTGCGGCGTGCCCAGACGGCCGCCTTCGAAACGATGGACGCGCAGCGCGATGACGCGCCGCTGCACCTGCAGCTGAGCGACGCGCTGCTCGACTACGCCGACCGCTTCGACCTCGACATCGCACAGCGCGAACTGGCCGGCATCGACGAGCGTCAGCAGTCGGCCACGTTGGACATCGGTGTCGCGCCCGACCTGCGCTTCAGCGTCGAATTCGGCTCGATCACGCGCGGGCGCGGCGACAACGTGGACTACTCGGCGGTACCGGACGAACGCGAGTACCTGCTCGGCCGCGTGGCCTGGGCGCACGACGACGGCGTGACCCGCCTCACCATCGGCCAGCGCGACGGCTTCGAAACGATTCATCCGTTCGCCATCGAGCGCGAACAGCGCATAGACCGGCGCCTGTCCGGGTCGCTGGGCATCGGCCTGAACATGCCGGCTACCGAAAATCTCGGCCTGCGCGTCGCCGGCATGCGCGATCAGGTCGAACTGCGCGGCACCTACCGGGTGTCGCGCTACGACCGCGTCGGTCTGCAGCTGTCGCGCTACCGCTATCAGGCGCAGAACGATCTCGACATCGGCCGCGGCCGGCTGTGGCAGGCGGAATACGTGCACTCGATCCGCACCGAGCTGCCCGATCTCGAAGTGAGCGCCTACGTTGCCGGCTACCGCTTCAATCCGTCCGACATTGATCTTGCCGATGCGCGTGCCGTAGACATCAAGAACCGGCTGTTCTTCGCCAGCGCGTCCGACGCCACCGCGCTGCGGCCGCAAAGTTTCAACCTGCACGGCGTGCGACTGACCCACAACGTACGGCTGGTGCGCGACTACACGAAGGCGCTGCGGCCGTTCGGCTCGGTCGGCGTGCTCAACAACAGCGTGTCGGGTGCCGGTTACGACGTGGCGCTCGGGCTGGCCGGCAGCGTGCTCGGCACCGATCATTTTTCGCTGTCCTGGCGACAGAACAAGGGCGGTGGCGGGCTGTTCGCGCGCACCACCGAATTTGCGCTTCACTACCGGCTGTTCTTCTGA
- the pelF gene encoding GT4 family glycosyltransferase PelF, whose protein sequence is MTDLTKPAGVDVALLLEGTFPYVSGGVSSWVNQIIRAFPDLTFAVVFIGSRRSDYGDMRYTLPDNVKHIETHYLHDDLGSASAHDRKTGMAGDAEGFARMAALHDTFRSGGDALDLFGSACREISPGGRVSLDDFLRSEASWDIVTDRYRKYCSDPSFVDYFWTVRIMHQPLWQLARVAHGLIPAKVYHSVSTGYAGFLGAMLAQSTGRPLVLSEHGIYTKERKIDLYQNEWIRDNRNVFQKDASELSYFRQLWIRFFEWLGRLTYGAADPIIALYEINRLRQVADGADAARTRNIPNGVAIQKLAPLRDKRPDSVPPVLCLIGRVVPIKDIKTFIRAMRRVVNRMPEAQGWIAGPAEEDPAYAEECRNLVDSLGLNDNVRFLGMQKIDELMPKIGLVVLSSISEALPLVLLEGYAAGVPAVSTDVGSCRQLMYGLGDEDEALGAAGRVVGIADPQALADAALELLGDPVAWTSAQQAGIARVERYYSDTQMFGRYREVYTQALAREGRAAGGCPFGHGAR, encoded by the coding sequence ATGACAGACCTGACAAAACCGGCGGGCGTCGATGTGGCGCTGCTGCTCGAAGGCACGTTTCCGTACGTGTCGGGCGGCGTGTCGAGCTGGGTGAACCAGATCATCCGCGCCTTCCCCGACCTCACGTTCGCCGTGGTGTTCATCGGCAGCCGGCGCAGCGATTACGGCGACATGCGCTACACGCTGCCGGACAACGTGAAGCACATCGAAACCCACTATCTGCATGACGATCTGGGCAGCGCCAGCGCACATGACCGCAAGACCGGCATGGCAGGCGACGCCGAAGGCTTCGCCCGCATGGCGGCCCTGCACGACACCTTCCGCAGCGGCGGCGACGCGCTCGACCTGTTCGGCTCGGCGTGCCGCGAAATCAGTCCGGGCGGCCGGGTCAGCCTCGACGACTTCCTGCGCAGCGAAGCCTCGTGGGACATCGTGACCGACCGCTATCGCAAGTACTGCAGCGACCCGAGTTTCGTCGACTATTTCTGGACCGTGCGCATCATGCACCAGCCGCTGTGGCAGCTCGCACGCGTTGCGCACGGGCTGATTCCGGCGAAGGTCTATCACAGCGTATCGACCGGCTACGCCGGCTTCCTCGGTGCCATGCTGGCGCAATCGACCGGCCGGCCGCTGGTGCTGTCCGAGCACGGCATCTACACCAAGGAACGCAAGATCGACCTGTACCAGAACGAGTGGATACGCGACAACCGCAACGTGTTCCAGAAGGACGCTTCCGAACTGAGCTACTTCCGCCAGCTGTGGATACGCTTTTTCGAATGGCTGGGCCGGCTGACCTATGGCGCGGCCGACCCCATCATCGCGCTGTATGAAATCAACCGCCTGCGTCAGGTCGCCGACGGCGCCGACGCGGCGCGCACGCGCAACATTCCGAATGGCGTGGCGATCCAGAAGCTGGCGCCGCTGCGCGACAAGCGGCCCGACAGCGTGCCGCCGGTGCTGTGCCTGATCGGCCGCGTGGTGCCAATCAAGGACATCAAGACCTTCATCCGCGCGATGCGCCGTGTCGTGAATCGCATGCCCGAAGCGCAGGGCTGGATCGCCGGCCCGGCCGAGGAAGATCCGGCCTATGCCGAAGAGTGCCGCAATCTGGTCGACAGTCTGGGTCTGAATGACAACGTGCGCTTTCTCGGCATGCAGAAGATCGACGAACTGATGCCGAAGATCGGTCTGGTCGTGCTGTCGTCGATCTCCGAGGCGCTGCCGCTGGTGCTGCTGGAAGGTTATGCGGCGGGCGTGCCGGCGGTGTCGACCGATGTGGGTTCGTGCCGGCAGCTGATGTACGGACTGGGCGACGAAGACGAGGCGCTCGGTGCGGCCGGCCGCGTGGTCGGCATCGCCGATCCTCAGGCACTGGCCGATGCCGCGCTCGAACTGCTCGGCGATCCGGTCGCCTGGACCTCCGCGCAGCAGGCCGGCATCGCGCGCGTCGAGCGCTACTACAGCGATACGCAGATGTTCGGCCGCTACCGCGAGGTCTACACGCAGGCGCTGGCGCGCGAAGGTCGCGCCGCCGGTGGCTGCCCGTTCGGACACGGAGCGCGCTGA
- a CDS encoding bifunctional glycoside hydrolase 114/ polysaccharide deacetylase family protein: MTAARAADLPSIALHYGKQALLASLKAFDIAVVEPDHGFDPVAYRAGKAEGAGSELFAYVSVGEVHPSRGYASRIPAAWRIGSNTDWQSIVIDQAQPDWPAFFAEQVIAPLWTRGYRGFFLDTLDSYHLVKNADVAAQQAGLVAVIRLMRTRFPGIRLIMNRGFELLPALRGEVFAVAAESLYRGWDAKKKRYVEVSQADRDWLLGQLAAARDQYGATVLAIDYVAPTDRALARATAQRILSHGIVPYVTDAALETTGVGLIEVLPRKVMFLYNSRESSRINASNAHRYAEMPVNHLGYVAEYVDVNGSLPEVVSAGDYAGVVAWFDGYVAPDRTGALSNWLAARIADGTRVAVFGSFGFQPAGSFVRAAGLDDAAPPKGALKVVSADALIGYESPALPERRGVEAIRVSAPGARTLLRLSDANGTHYDAAALTGWGGYVMNPFVVRVLPGEDEQSRWIVEPFAFIRQALALPALPVADTTTAAGRRMFFAHIDGDGFPSRAEMPGRRLAAEVLLDDVLKRYAVPHAMSVIEVETSPQGAYPKESPLMEDVARRMFALPHVEIASHSYTHPFFWDSVERGEVRESLQGYSLAPKGYVPSLQREILGSSEYIRSRLAPPGKPVGLMLWTGDASPTEAALDIVDAAGMVQMNGGYTVATRNYASLAAVSALGSWQGRRFHVHAPIMNENVYTNLWTGPFYGFERVIETFDYTGAPRRLKPINIYYHTYSASKRAALDALHKVYRHALAQEIHPVFPSEYVRIAMNFNDLVLARSLDGRRYLVRNAPHLRTLRLPAELGYPDLAPASGVAGFNAGPEGRYLHLAADQASFGLQPTAPAGPALSSSNGRIAAMTRDGDRMLLDLRAHVPLEFVLANIDRCTASADGKPLTPFRRDGSLTHFRLTAHAATIELRCRLA; the protein is encoded by the coding sequence GTGACGGCAGCGCGCGCGGCCGACCTGCCTTCCATCGCGTTGCATTACGGCAAACAGGCGCTGCTGGCTTCGCTGAAGGCGTTCGACATCGCGGTGGTCGAGCCTGACCACGGCTTCGATCCGGTCGCCTACCGTGCCGGCAAGGCTGAAGGTGCCGGCAGCGAGCTGTTCGCCTATGTCAGCGTCGGCGAGGTGCATCCGTCACGCGGCTACGCCTCACGCATCCCGGCGGCGTGGCGCATCGGCAGCAATACCGACTGGCAGTCCATCGTGATCGATCAGGCGCAGCCGGACTGGCCGGCCTTTTTCGCCGAACAGGTCATCGCACCGCTGTGGACGCGCGGCTACCGCGGCTTCTTTCTCGACACGCTCGATTCCTACCATCTGGTGAAGAACGCAGACGTGGCGGCGCAGCAGGCCGGTCTGGTGGCGGTGATCCGCCTCATGCGCACGCGCTTTCCGGGCATCCGCCTCATCATGAACCGCGGCTTCGAACTGCTGCCCGCGTTGCGGGGCGAGGTGTTTGCCGTGGCGGCCGAATCCCTCTATCGCGGCTGGGACGCGAAGAAGAAACGCTATGTCGAGGTGTCGCAGGCGGACCGCGACTGGTTGCTTGGCCAGTTGGCCGCGGCGCGCGACCAGTATGGCGCCACGGTGCTGGCGATCGACTACGTGGCGCCGACCGACCGCGCGCTGGCGCGCGCGACGGCCCAACGCATCCTGTCGCACGGCATCGTGCCCTACGTCACCGATGCTGCGCTCGAAACCACCGGCGTCGGCCTGATCGAAGTGCTGCCGCGCAAGGTGATGTTCCTCTACAACAGTCGTGAGTCGTCGCGCATCAATGCGTCGAATGCGCACCGCTACGCCGAAATGCCGGTCAATCATCTGGGCTATGTGGCCGAGTATGTCGACGTCAACGGCAGTCTGCCGGAGGTGGTGTCCGCCGGCGACTACGCCGGCGTCGTCGCCTGGTTCGACGGCTACGTGGCCCCGGATCGCACCGGCGCGCTGTCGAACTGGCTGGCTGCGCGCATCGCCGACGGCACGCGGGTTGCGGTATTCGGCAGTTTCGGGTTCCAGCCGGCGGGCAGCTTCGTTCGCGCTGCAGGGCTCGACGACGCGGCCCCTCCGAAAGGTGCACTGAAGGTCGTCAGTGCCGATGCGCTGATCGGCTACGAGTCACCGGCGCTTCCGGAGCGACGGGGCGTCGAAGCGATACGGGTATCGGCGCCCGGCGCCCGGACGTTGCTGCGCCTGTCGGACGCCAACGGCACGCACTACGACGCGGCCGCCCTGACCGGGTGGGGCGGCTACGTGATGAATCCTTTCGTGGTGCGCGTACTCCCGGGCGAGGACGAACAGTCGCGCTGGATCGTCGAACCCTTTGCCTTCATCCGTCAGGCGCTGGCGCTGCCCGCGCTGCCGGTCGCCGACACCACGACGGCGGCCGGCCGCCGCATGTTCTTCGCCCACATCGATGGCGACGGCTTTCCGTCGCGCGCCGAAATGCCGGGCCGCCGCCTGGCCGCAGAAGTGCTGCTCGACGATGTGCTCAAGCGCTACGCGGTGCCGCATGCGATGTCGGTCATCGAGGTCGAAACCAGCCCGCAGGGTGCGTACCCGAAAGAGTCGCCGCTGATGGAAGACGTGGCGCGTCGCATGTTCGCGTTGCCGCACGTCGAAATCGCGTCGCACAGCTACACGCACCCGTTCTTCTGGGACAGCGTCGAGCGCGGTGAAGTGCGCGAGTCGCTGCAGGGCTATTCACTGGCGCCCAAGGGCTATGTGCCGAGCCTGCAGCGCGAGATTCTGGGTTCGAGCGAATACATCCGCAGTCGTCTGGCACCGCCCGGCAAACCGGTCGGGTTGATGTTGTGGACCGGCGATGCGTCACCGACCGAAGCTGCGCTGGACATCGTCGACGCCGCCGGCATGGTGCAGATGAATGGCGGCTATACGGTGGCCACCCGCAACTACGCCAGCCTGGCCGCGGTGTCCGCGCTGGGATCGTGGCAGGGGCGGCGCTTCCATGTGCATGCGCCGATCATGAACGAGAACGTCTACACGAACCTGTGGACCGGCCCGTTCTACGGCTTCGAGCGCGTCATCGAAACATTCGACTACACCGGCGCGCCACGCCGCCTGAAGCCGATCAACATCTATTACCACACGTATTCGGCCAGCAAGCGGGCGGCGCTCGATGCGCTGCACAAGGTGTATCGACATGCGCTGGCGCAGGAGATCCACCCGGTCTTTCCGAGCGAGTACGTGCGCATAGCCATGAACTTCAACGACCTCGTGCTGGCGCGTTCGCTCGATGGCCGACGCTATCTGGTGCGCAATGCGCCGCATCTGCGCACGCTGCGCCTGCCGGCCGAACTGGGTTATCCGGATCTCGCCCCAGCGTCCGGCGTGGCCGGCTTCAACGCCGGACCGGAAGGCCGCTATCTGCATCTGGCCGCCGATCAGGCGAGCTTCGGCCTGCAGCCCACCGCGCCGGCCGGGCCTGCGCTGTCGAGCAGCAACGGGCGCATCGCCGCCATGACGCGCGACGGCGACCGCATGCTGCTGGACCTGCGGGCCCACGTACCGCTCGAATTCGTGCTCGCGAACATCGATCGATGCACCGCCAGCGCGGACGGCAAGCCGCTCACGCCCTTCCGTCGCGACGGATCACTTACACACTTCAGGCTGACCGCGCATGCTGCGACGATCGAGCTACGCTGCCGCCTCGCTTGA
- a CDS encoding penicillin-binding protein activator LpoB, translating into MTRLIHRTLGLLAVVTLLGGCAVIDHSPPSGADKNAAWVVLPFANATETPFAGQRAESVTEGLLRSLGVANLKRYPVSLQNDNLFESGKPKDADKAMDWAKEQGARYAVTGTVDEWRYKVGVDGEPAVGVALQIVEIDGGKVVWSGVGGKSGWSRESLSGVAQELIKSLLVPALK; encoded by the coding sequence ATGACCCGCCTGATCCACCGCACCCTGGGCCTGCTGGCCGTTGTCACGCTGCTTGGCGGCTGTGCCGTCATCGACCACTCGCCGCCGTCCGGCGCCGACAAGAACGCCGCCTGGGTGGTGCTGCCATTCGCCAACGCGACCGAAACACCGTTCGCCGGCCAGCGCGCCGAAAGCGTCACCGAAGGCCTGCTGCGTTCGCTCGGCGTGGCCAACCTGAAGCGCTACCCGGTCAGCCTGCAGAACGACAACCTGTTCGAATCCGGCAAGCCGAAGGATGCCGACAAGGCGATGGACTGGGCGAAGGAGCAGGGCGCGCGTTACGCGGTCACCGGCACCGTCGACGAGTGGCGCTACAAGGTCGGCGTCGATGGCGAACCGGCGGTGGGCGTGGCGCTGCAGATCGTCGAGATCGACGGCGGCAAGGTGGTGTGGAGCGGCGTCGGCGGCAAGAGCGGCTGGAGCCGCGAATCGCTGTCCGGCGTGGCGCAGGAACTGATCAAGTCGCTGCTCGTACCGGCCCTGAAATAA
- a CDS encoding proteasome-type protease — translation MTYCVGMLLDAGLVCLSDSRTNAGVDHINTFRKMNVFERTGERVLVLMSAGNLAVTQTLVSLLRERLATDGPNLHTVANLFEAARHVGDCLREVYARDADALQEFGIEFNASFILGGQILGEVPRLFQIYSAGNFIEATRDTPYFQIGEAKYGKPIIDRVIRPETLLDDAAKCALISMDSTIRSNLSVGLPLDLLVLRRDGLKVCSSLRIDADNAYFEMIRSRWGESLREAFHALPSPDWIPG, via the coding sequence ATGACTTACTGCGTGGGCATGCTGCTCGACGCCGGGCTGGTCTGCCTGTCCGATTCACGCACCAATGCGGGGGTCGATCACATCAATACCTTCCGCAAGATGAATGTGTTCGAGCGGACGGGTGAACGCGTGCTCGTGCTGATGAGCGCAGGCAATCTAGCGGTCACGCAGACGCTGGTGAGCCTGTTGCGCGAGCGCCTGGCCACTGACGGCCCGAACCTGCATACCGTGGCGAACCTGTTTGAAGCGGCTCGCCATGTCGGCGACTGCCTGCGCGAGGTCTATGCGCGCGATGCCGATGCCCTGCAGGAATTCGGCATCGAATTCAACGCGTCCTTCATCCTCGGCGGTCAGATACTGGGTGAGGTGCCGCGGCTGTTCCAGATCTACTCGGCCGGCAATTTCATCGAGGCGACACGCGACACGCCTTACTTCCAGATCGGCGAGGCGAAATACGGCAAGCCCATCATCGACCGCGTCATCCGCCCGGAAACCCTGCTCGACGATGCGGCCAAGTGCGCGCTCATCTCGATGGATTCAACGATACGGTCCAACCTGTCGGTCGGCCTGCCGCTCGACCTGCTGGTGTTGCGCCGCGACGGGCTCAAGGTGTGCTCCAGCCTGCGCATCGACGCCGACAACGCCTACTTTGAAATGATCCGCAGCCGCTGGGGCGAAAGCCTGCGCGAGGCCTTCCACGCGCTGCCCTCGCCGGACTGGATACCCGGCTGA